The Hippopotamus amphibius kiboko isolate mHipAmp2 chromosome 3, mHipAmp2.hap2, whole genome shotgun sequence genomic interval TGTCTGGCAAAGGTAACTAGTTAAGTCACATATTTCTAGAAGGTTCCCAAAGAACTCACATTCTAATAATAAGAGAACTAAAAGAAGTCCAGAGGATTTTCCCAACAGATCCTAGTGACATCTCAGCACATCATGAAGATGTCCCTAGCATGCCTAATGCATTTATCAGTTTTTCATGAGTAGGAAGGAGTGTAATGATGGTGGTAGCTCCACAGGTGTAATGTACATGCTTACTTGAGTGGATGGTGGAACCGTGGATAGATGTAGGGATTTCTCCATCAAGTGAGTTCTGGAAGTTTATGGATCTCACAGGACACAAAAGGTAGAGAAGGGCTTTTTCACCCCCTTGGCAGATAGAATTCTTCGAAATTGAGTTTGATTTTTAGTAAAAGGAAGATTCAGTTTCTACAACATATTCTCAaatgtctaaaataaaacattctttagTATCTATGTAATGAGTTATAAAATTGGTGACTAAGTCCAATTTGGTAAGGTAATGATGTTGTAGTCCCTCAATATAATCTGTTATATTATGGTTGCAGAATGTGAGGAAGTTATCAGGAATGGAGGTGAAACATCTGAAATGTATCTCATTCAGCCTGACAGTTCTATCAAACCATATAGAGTATACTGTGATATGAAAACAGAAAGAGGAGGTAAGTGTTTGGTAGCTTTTGACCTATTATGCTGAAATTATTTTGATACCATAAAATGCCAGGAAATAAAACCTAGCTTTAACATAACTTATAATAAGCCAATTGATTTGGAATTCAATCTGATATTTTAGAAGTTATAAAATATCTCTGATTCACAATTTGGGGTAATATAAAGCACTTGCATTTTCCAAAGATTTTGCCAGTTTTCCTCTCACGTTTATTTCCTTATTGTATCTATTTTGGAGCACTAAATATCAGTGCACATAAATTAATTGGACAAGGAATTCAGACATTGCCCTCAAAGTGACATTACTTGTTAGTGGTTAATGtgcattattttgtttctttcaaccAAAGGGTGGACAGTAATTCAGAACCGACAAGATGGTAGTGTTGACTTCGGCAGGAAATGGGATCCGTATAAACAAGGATTTGGAAATATTGCAACCAatgcagaagggaaaaaatactGTGGTATACCAGGTAAAAACAGagagtataaaataaaatcattcttttttagatgcttttttttttttttcatttaaaaaatagtatcgGTAGTCTGTTTTTAGGAGTTTTAGGAGGTTAAGAAGAATtaccaaaaaagtataaaaattaatgataagggaggggaaaaaggcagtttttctctttgttttcaaaggttttgtttttggtgagattttctcttatttttcttttaggtgAGTATTGGCTTGGAAATGACAAAATTAGCCAGCTCACCAAGATGGGACCCACGAAGCTTTTGATTGAAATGGAGGACTGGAAAGGGGATAAGGTGACAGCACTCTACGAAGGATTCACTGTGCAGAACGAGGCCAACAAATATCAGCTCTCAGTGAGCAAATACAAGGGAACAGCCGGCAATGCCCTCCTAGAAGGAGCTTCTCAGCTGGTGGGAGAAAACCGGACCATGACCATCCACAACAGCATGTACTTCAGCACCTACGACAGAGACAACGACGGCTGGTAGGTGCTGGTCCTTCCCTCCTGCTTTCACCGCCGCTGCCAACATTGCTGCTTGGAGTCATTAATGATAGCTAATGTGATCACTGACTCTCATCTCTTGGGTACTTcctatgtgccagccactgtacTAAGCTCTTTCTGGGTCACTCGAAAGCACTTCAGCTATCAGGTTGCCATCACTCTCCTCAGTTTCACAAATGAAGATCAGAGAGATTCAGtaatttacccaaagtcacataaCCGTAAAAGATACAACTGGAATTTGAGCACAGTTACTTTCTAAGTAGTGAGTAGTTGGGTATCTGTGTCTCTGTATTGGACTGTGTATACTGAAACCTCCATCTTGTTCTCCAGGGATCTGTAACAGGAAGGGATCTGAAAGCTATCATTTCGGGATAAAGTGAGGAATATAGATGAATGTGTCACATAGGCCCAGTTCTCTCCCTTTCTTGCTATAGGGCAGAGAAGGCCTTTGGTGTATTATTGTGACTTCACGTATAGAACCAGAGGGAAGGGATGCTGCACCCAGCACTGCTCTGTGGGTACTTTGCAAAGAATTAACTTGAGAGCACTGCAGTTCTCATAACCCCTAACAAATTTCCTTCCAGGAAAACTACAGATCCCAGAAAGCAGTGTTCTAAAGAGGACGGCGGTGGATGGTGGTACAATAGATGTCATTCGGCCAATCCAAATGGCAGATACTATTGGGGTGGCTCTTACACATGGGACATGGCAAAGCATGGCACAGACGACGGAGTGGTGTGGATGAACTGGCAGGGGTCCTGGTACTCGATGAAGAAGATGTCCATGAAGATCAGGCCCTACTTCCCAGAGCAATAATCTCCCCACACAGAGATGATTGTTCTTCCATATGTAACAACACTTTTGTATATCATGTCATCagaattttctttcattccttataTCCCTCTAAAGCTATCAGAATGTAGTAGGCATGACTTTTTGGAAAAACTAATTAGGACAAATGACATTAAACACAGCACATAGTTTTCTTTCATATGCATCATTTCTGGTGTGTATCAAGAAGTAACTAAAAGGATGATTGTGGACAGTGTTCATAATTTCAATTCCAGTGGATTGTGAAAAGTTTCAAATTAGGAAGAGAAATTTTCTATCCTTGATGTCACAAAACTGTGAGGTGAACTAAAAACATGTGTTTCAAAGTCCACTTCTGAACCTCTATTTATGTAAGATCTGTCACAGGAAACTCAAAAAGATTTATTCATTAAACCGGTTTCTGTTACAATAAAttaatgttgttttattttgtaatccACATGCCCACTGAGTTAGGCTTTGAACttgtgagaaaacagaagcattcACAACCTCAAGTAGCAAATGAACTGGCAACGAACCCCGAAGTTTCAGCATCTCACCCTGCACTATGAAAAGCCACGGCTCTGCAGGGAGCT includes:
- the FGB gene encoding fibrinogen beta chain, which encodes MASWNCQKFKTMKHLLLLLLCVFMVKAQGSSDYDEDGDDRAKSHLRVRGHRPYDKKREEAPSLRPVSPPISGGGYQARPAKAAIGLKKLERKAPDADGCLHADADLGVLCPTGCQLQDTLVKQERPIKKSVEDLNSNIESLSQTSSSTFQYITLLRNVWKDRQKQAKDNENVVSEYTSQLEKHQLYIDETVNSNIPTKLRVLRSILENLRSKIQKLESDVSTQMEYCRTPCTVTCNIPVVSGKECEEVIRNGGETSEMYLIQPDSSIKPYRVYCDMKTERGGWTVIQNRQDGSVDFGRKWDPYKQGFGNIATNAEGKKYCGIPGEYWLGNDKISQLTKMGPTKLLIEMEDWKGDKVTALYEGFTVQNEANKYQLSVSKYKGTAGNALLEGASQLVGENRTMTIHNSMYFSTYDRDNDGWKTTDPRKQCSKEDGGGWWYNRCHSANPNGRYYWGGSYTWDMAKHGTDDGVVWMNWQGSWYSMKKMSMKIRPYFPEQ